Proteins encoded in a region of the Plasmodium berghei ANKA genome assembly, chromosome: 1 genome:
- a CDS encoding fam-b protein: MRISILKFVFFSIIICSFEYVKNELYFVNDRGIYLERDVINFKNNKILADVDNQFDFNEFYESTLSLASQLGDCIEGNKEIAYLQSIIDSHIKKHKENNTLPDLNNVDKKTKKLIDQLRKELEEIKKELNNKRSSEVEIQPIKDKIITKKNKNNSVSEQEDFKQLENEGNFLEINDDNFKDEYNEITSSSNYKKLKINRKLKKENKKLVKKFMVFMVSHFVILGSGGGYLILLVIPCMISVIKNCWKSLKLSFKKSEI; the protein is encoded by the exons ATGAGAATCagcattttaaaatttgtttttttttcaattattatttgttctTTTGAATATGTCAAAAAT GAACTATACTTTGTAAACGATAGAGGGATATACCTTGAAAGGGATGTAATAAActtcaaaaataataagataTTAGCAGATGTAGATAACCAATTTGattttaatgaattttatgaatCAACTTTGAGTCTCGCAAGCCAACTTGGTGATTGTATTGAAGGTAACAAAGAAATAGCATACCTCCAAAGTATTATAGACTCACATATAAAGAAgcataaagaaaataatacattacccgatttaaataatgtaGATAAGAAAACTAAAAAGTTAATTGATCAACTTCGAAAAGAATtagaagaaataaaaaaagagcttaataataaaaggaGTAGTGAAGTAGAAATACAACCgataaaagataaaataataacaaaaaaaaataaaaataattctgTATCAGAACAAGAAGACTTTAAACAATTGGAAAATGAAGGAAATTTCTTGGAGATTAACgatgataattttaaagatgaatataatgaaattacATCAAGTAGTAATTataagaaattaaaaattaatcgaaagttaaaaaaagaaaataaaaaattagttAAGAAGTTTATGGTGTTTATGGTATCTCATTTTGTCATATTAGGATCAGGAGGGGGGTACTTAATATTACTAGTTATACCGTGTATGATTTCCGTAATTAAGAACTGTTGGAAATCCCTTAAATTAtcctttaaaaaatcagaaatataa